In a single window of the Diabrotica undecimpunctata isolate CICGRU chromosome 11, icDiaUnde3, whole genome shotgun sequence genome:
- the LOC140452921 gene encoding uncharacterized protein, whose protein sequence is MFSKGEHVTLYTLKQKLEEVDEVKISISALQRVLKVLKFRWVNCNISNRKYLMEQTHVTLKRLQFLKAYKENEMDGYPFKPVFLDETWIFSKGGFRKSWQDGSSYAVRKKSGEGVRYIVLHAGSENGFINNCELIFKSGSKSGDYHDSMNSDNFEKWFVHQLLPNLEEPSLIIMDNASYHSTLLEKIPNASWTKHSLIEWLTNRNINYSMSMMKFELMAIVKKHLPEKIFKLDRLALQYGHQVLRLPPYHCQFNPIENVWSDCKRYYDANITTAGVTNEATVLNIWKQSLQQVTPEKWRNYVKHAEKLINEYWETAKRIDINPIAPVIVDLNESDSDYSDDDFVG, encoded by the exons ATGTTTAGTAAAG GTGAGCATGTAACTCTCTATACACTAAAACAAAAGCTCGAGGAAGTGGATGAGGTTAAAATTTCGATTTCTGCACTTCAGCGagttttaaaagtattaaaattcaGATGGGTGAATTGTAATATTTCAAACAGGAAGTATTTAATGGAGCAAACACATGTTACATTAAAGAGACTCCAGTTCTTAAAAGCGTACAAAGAGAACGAAATGGATGGATACCCCTTTAAACCAGTTTTCCTGGATGAGACGTGGATATTTAGTAAAGGAGGATTCCGGAAGAGCTGGCAAGATGGCAGTAGTTATGCAGTCCGAAAGAAGAGTGGAGAAGGTGTACGATACATTGTCCTTCATGCAGGTTCTGAAAATGGGTTTATTAATAACTGTGAACTCATTTTCAAAAGTGGAAGTAAATCTGGTGACTACCATGATTCGATGAATTcagataattttgaaaaatggtttgtgCATCAGCTTTTACCAAACTTAGAAGAACCTTCGTTGattataatggacaatgcatcgtaccatTCAACTTTACTTGAAAAAATTCCAAATGCAAGTTGGACCAAACATTCTTTAATAGAATGGTTGACAAACCGAAATATAAATTATTCAATGTCTATGATGAAGTTTGAGTTAATGGCTATTGTAAAGAAGCATTTAccagaaaaaatatttaa GCTAGATAGACTTGCCCTTCAATATGGCCATCAGGTCTTGAGACTCCCTCCATACCATTGTCAATTTAATCCGATAGAGAATGTTTGGTCTGATTGCAAAAGGTATTACGATGCGAATATAACTACTGCTGGCGTTACAAATGAAGccacagttttaaatatttggaaaCAATCTTTACAAcag gttacaccagaaaaatggagAAACTATGTAAAACATGCGGAGAAACTTATTAATGAGTATTGGGAGACTGCCAAAAGAATTGACATAAACCCCATAGCTCCAGTAATTGTCGATTTAAATGAATCGGATTCTGACTATTCAGATGACGATTTTGTTGGCTGA